The following proteins are encoded in a genomic region of Oncorhynchus keta strain PuntledgeMale-10-30-2019 chromosome 6, Oket_V2, whole genome shotgun sequence:
- the arrdc1b gene encoding arrestin domain-containing protein 1b isoform X2 → MYSAIKVNCLGSCGVSNKMNDTSWTLEEQYFSSTLSVADKGTLAAGEHSFPFQFVIPVAAPTSFEGPFGKIVYRVRAVIDTPRFSKDYKAQKPFYLLNLLNLNQVPDIEQPSYAVTTKRFSYLLLKTGTLMLKACSDLRGYTPGQIIRLATEIHNKSGKDTGCVLASLIQKVTYKTKRALYDLRTIAEVEGAGVKAGKHAEWREQIIVPPLPQSALAGCSLIEIDYFIQVSLKSPETVVTLPIYIGNIAVNLTPSRAMPSTPAPTPISPNTGLEGVTPSAPPAEEDLEEELGAGGSVSEEIPTKSHSQQDQSGRPPTMSPSAFSYAPGAAFPPSQRRADDTSAPLFCVSTGSTIPFFTEGNVTPVPTSCPLILPPEYSTWDYPHEPPPTYEESCSSNNSSFNNSMP, encoded by the exons GTACCCTGGCAGCTGGCGAGCACAGTTTCCCTTTCCAATTTGTCATCCCAG TGGCTGCACCAACCTCCTTTGAAGGGCCCTTTGGGAAAATTGTTTACCGTGTGAGAGCCGTCATAGACACACCTCGCTTCTCCAAGGACTACAAGGCCCAGAAGCCCTTTTACCTACTCAACCTGCTCAACCTCAATCAAGTGCCCGACATTGAG CAACCCAGTTATGCTGTGACCACGAAGAGGTTCAGCTATCTCCTGCTGAAGACGGGCACCCTCATGCTGAAGGCTTGCAGTGACCTGAGGGGATACACACCAGGCCAGATCATCAGACTAGCCACTGAGATCCACAACAAGTCAGGCAAGGACACGGGCTGCGTGCTGGCCAGTCTCATACAG AAAGTGACTTATAAGACCAAACGAGCTTTGTACGACCTGCGGACCATAGCAGAGGTAGAGGGGGCGGGAGTGAAGGCGGGGAAACACGCTGAGTGGCGAGAGCAGATCATCGTACCGCCCCTCCCCCAGTCTGCCCTGGCCGGCTGCAGCCTCATAGAGATCGACTACTTCATCCAG GTATCACTAAAATCCCCTGAGACGGTTGTCACTTTACCCATCTACATCGGGAACATCGCTGTCAACTTGACCCCGTCACGAGCTATGCCCTCAACCCCAGCCCCAACACCCATCAGCCCTAACACCGGCCTGGAAGGGGTTACCCCCAGCGCACCCCCAGCTGAGGAGGACCTGGAGGAGGAGTTGGGTGCAGGGGGTTCAGTCAGCGAGGAGATCCCCACTAAGAGCCACTCCCAGCAGGACCAATCCGGCCGACCCCCCACCATGTCCCCCAGTGCATTTAGCTACGCTCCCGGTGCAGCTTTCCCACCCAGCCAGCGACGTGCCGACGACACCTCTGCGCCTCTGTTCTGTGTGTCCACTGGGTCCACCATCCCTTTCTTTACAGAGGGAAACGTCACCCCAGTACCCACGTCCTGTCCTCTCATACTCCCCCCTGAGTACAGCACCTGGGACTACCCACATG AACCCCCTCCCACCTATGAGGAGAGCTGCAGCAGCAACAACTCCAGCTTCAACAACAGCATGCCGTAG